Proteins co-encoded in one Brassica oleracea var. oleracea cultivar TO1000 chromosome C4, BOL, whole genome shotgun sequence genomic window:
- the LOC106341364 gene encoding uncharacterized protein LOC106341364: MDPLEEIRDSKRQLEYLNHLGNVADSEYGMPRRCACGGRMIDELRVKDEFDTQPGKRFFSCVNYEADGLHYRQPWVIGVQEEMVRLRKRVEEADEVIKWVPILNKQIESVEAQVKRLTLLLDKLTGDVYNLSVQVAALENVCFD; encoded by the exons ATGGATCCCTTAGAAGAGATAAGAGATAGTAAGAGGCAACTAGAGTACTTAAACCACCTGGGAAACGTGGCCGATTCGGAATATGGAATGCCCAGAAGATGTGCTTGTGGTGGGAGAATGATTGACGAGCTTCGAGTCAAGGATGAGTTCGACACTCAGCCTGGGAAGCGCTTCTTCAGCTGCGTAAACTACGAG GCTGATGGTTTGCATTATCGTCAGCCTTGGGTTATAGGTGTGCAGGAGGAGATGGTACGCCTGCGTAAGCGTGTTGAGGAGGCTGATGAGGTGATCAAGTGGGTGCCCATTCTCAATAAACAGATTGAGAGTGTTGAG GCACAAGTTAAAAGGCTGACTTTGCTGCTTGATAAGCTCACTGGTGACGTGTATAACCTCTCAGTGCAGGTGGCTGCTCTGGAGAATGTCTGTTTCGACTGA